A region from the Leishmania panamensis strain MHOM/PA/94/PSC-1 chromosome 20 sequence genome encodes:
- a CDS encoding flagellar attachment zone protein, putative (TriTrypDB/GeneDB-style sysID: LpmP.20.0710.B~disrupted due to non-sequenced internal amino acid repeat), which produces MTLSSNINPAFPQLKVGQVVVYDYLHAAKTWQWTLGTVREITDYTAVVQQWGPHTGDSDTLRSILLREVDTENGRMKSYQDMLALAREKLASIRRSNEDRVSRVRGHFDKAREELERIDEVDLRKVTAQAAPSPVAVAVLKAVWAVAKCDPTAVEFYEWADVQLEYRRRAALDEIAKMDVLAKLYPSAESLQQSLEHGPKLNYKAAARDSPVVASLHAWATTALAYQQAYSLLAHDKRIQEQNDAIAAAIAGMKACRAKIAKLKEELSSNGTTTLPEQVTSFTRTSVLVTIPLSAVISPVSVDSRMKECVLTKDEVEQVLLGAKAMRFQLRSCINLITSKYVMAAAELHTLSLYTAELEQRRLYLQEHYFSTIIRSGEAGSKAERSEETQEEVNRLKALVAELQKHDERWEPDYEAVSVATSHVKKYPGTEWADVLAERFEEVRTAFASETALAAHVDPYCVNDIVFNAEYDQLSVRCEITHPAKMTRTQVDDRLSQMPTRLMSSIYKNRDAPKTGLDKAVAEICHALGIDDHKFAGLGFDEFVTQLSHFDYLGNKDAYESEIGDLLMLLDKINNENRSLQYTLEKSAETFKKQTAAIQRDQDALTARNAELADEIDRLRNLLEKLKDLADKQGAELEHYHMQQQQAQQLRAHRNLSPIPSAAEEPLYAVTIDELNAQKALYEDAEHRAHELKKELDHKETLLKKLDDLLLEAQSHSNDLAQQLQDATKEIATQQQELAVFRQRRHDAKVAREMEPHLTAADGVSPSSNLALGRTRKALHTCPATDPVDPAIIAKEPLYAVTIKEYNDLHDALHRAQEESDTQRAENGKL; this is translated from the coding sequence ATGACCCTTTCGAGCAACATCAATCCTGCCTTTCCTCAACTGAAGGTTGGGCAGGTAGTCGTCTACGACTATCTCCACGCTGCCAAGACGTGGCAGTGGACGCTGGGTACGGTGCGTGAGATCACGGATTACACCGCCGTCGTGCAGCAGTGGGGCCCTCACACCGGCGACAGTGACACACTGCGCTCCATTCTCCTCAGAGAGGTCGACACGGAAAATGGACGCATGAAGAGCTATCAGGATATGCTGGCCCTCGCACGAGAGAAGCTTGCGTCCATCCGCCGTAGCAACGAGGATCGTGTTTCACGCGTTCGCGGTCACTTCGACAAGGCTCGTGAAGAGCTAGAGCGCATTGATGAAGTCGATCTGCGCAAGGTCACGGCCCAGGCCGCCCCGTCCCCAGTTGCGGTCGCAGTCCTGAAGGCGGTGTGGGCCGTGGCCAAGTGTGATCCCACGGCGGTCGAGTTCTACGAGTGGGCGGATGTGCAACTGGAGTACCGGAGGAGAGCCGCTCTCGACGAGATCGCGAAGATGGACGTCCTCGCGAAGCTCTACCCTTCGGCGGAAAGCCTGCAGCAGTCCCTGGAGCACGGCCCCAAGCTGAACTacaaggcggcggcgcgcgacTCACCAGTGGTGGCCAGCCTCCATGCGTGGGCCACCACGGCTCTTGCCTACCAGCAGGCATACAGCCTCCTGGCTCACGACAAGCGCATCCAAGAGCAGAACGACGCCATCGCAGCCGCCATTGCCGGCATGAAGGCTTGTCGCGCCAAGATTGCCAAGCTCAAGGAGGAGCTGTCCTCAAATGGCACGACTACACTCCCCGAACAGGTCACCTCCTTCACCAGGACGTCTGTCCTCGTGACAATTCCGTTGTCTGCCGTCATCTCTCCCGTCAGTGTGGACAGCAGGATGAAGGAATGTGTGCTGACTAAGGACGAAGTTGAGCAGGTTCTCCTTGGAGCTAAGGCTATGCGCTTCCAACTGAGGAGTTGCATAAACTTGATTACATCCAAGTACGTcatggcagctgcagaacTGCACACACTTTCTCTTTATACTGCAGAGTTAGAGCAAAGGCGCCTCTATCTGCAAGAGCATTACTTTTCGACTATTATCCGAAGTGGTGAGGCAGGTAGTAAGGCAGAACGCAGTGAGGAAACTCAGGAGGAAGTCAATCGCTTGAAGGCTTTGGTTGCAGAGCTGCAAAAGCATGATGAGAGGTGGGAACCGGATTACGAAGCTGTGTCAGTGGCAACATCACACGTCAAGAAGTATCCTGGCACCGAGTGGGCAGACGTGTTAGCGGAGAGATTTGAGGAGGTACGAACTGCCTTCGCCTCTGAAACAGCGCTCGCAGCGCACGTCGATCCATACTGTGTTAACGACATTGTGTTTAACGCAGAGTATGATCAGTTGTCTGTGAGGTGTGAAATAACCCACCCAGCCAAAATGACACGAACCCAAGTGGATGATCGTCTTTCGCAGATGCCAACCCGGCTGATGAGTTCCATTTACAAAAACCGTGACGCTCCAAAGACTGGTCTAGACAAGGCTGTAGCTGAAATCTGCCACGCTTTGGGAATCGACGATCATAAGTTTGCTGGACTTGGCTTCGATGAGTTCGTTACCCAACTTTCACATTTCGACTACTTGGGGAACAAGGACGCCTACGAGAGTGAAATTGGAGATCTCCTTATGCTCCTCGATAAGATCAACAACGAGAATAGATCACTTCAGTACACCCTTGAGAAGTCTGCGGAAACCTTCAAGAAGCAGACTGCGGCAATCCAGCGAGATCAGGACGCTCTCACAGCACGCAACGCGGAACTTGCCGATGAAATTGATCGACTTCGAAACCTCCTTGAGAAACTCAAGGATCTTGCAGACAAGCAAGGCGCAGAACTCGAGCACTATCAcatgcaacagcagcaagcgcagcagcttcgaGCACACAGAAATCTCTCACCCATACCATCCGCTGCAGAGGAGCCCCTGTACGCAGTAACAATTGACGAATTAAACGCACAGAAAGCACTCTATGAAGATGCAGAACATCGTGCCCACGAGCTTAAGAAAGAACTCGACCACAAAGAAACTCTCCTTAAAAAGCTCGACGACCTTCTACTAGAAGCGCAAAGTCACAGCAATGACCTCGCTCAACAACTTCAAGATGCAACCAAGGAGATCGCAACACAACAACAGGAACTCGCCGTGTTCCGCCAGAGGCGTCACGATGCAAAAGTTGCTAGAGAAATGGAGCCGCATCTGACAGCCGCAGACGGGGTTTCACCATCCAGTAATCTAGCACTCGGCCGCACCCGCAAAGCACTCCACACCTGCCCTGCCACCGACCCGGTCGACCCTGCCATCATCGCCAAAGAGCCACTGTACGCCGTAACGATCAAAGAGTACAACGATCTGCACGACGCGCTACACAGAGCGCAGGAAGAGTCTGACACACAGAGGGCCGAGAATGGCAAGCTATT
- a CDS encoding hypothetical protein (TriTrypDB/GeneDB-style sysID: LpmP.20.0720) → MKRTIKSGAPGARQAYMNKSKYNPNRYKLEKDHIWRQVEFTMTSLCCRRCCEIIQWKVDYGKYTLQEHSRRCNLCRENKVAHAYHRICQQCAEREAVCAKCQKHPAASTVSANADVPHNDSDHESLEGHIENLEKPRETTKYAFVDIASHGEELQRLTGLNTRVLQQKLRKRREAENRDSLGTLRERERRTALRKGIIQAEASDSGESL, encoded by the coding sequence ATGAAGCGCACTATAAAAAGTGGCGCACCAGGGGCCCGGCAGGCCTACATGAACAAAAGCAAATACAACCCCAACCGTTACAAACTCGAAAAAGATCACATATGGCGACAAGTAGAATTTACCATGACGAGCCTGTGTTGTAGACGATGCTGTGAGATTATACAATGGAAGGTTGACTATGGTAAATACACTTTACAGGAGCACAGCCGTCGCTGCAATTTGTGCCGTGAAAATAAAGTAGCTCACGCTTATCATCGCATCTGCCAACAATGCGCTGAACGTGAGGCAGTGTGTGCAAAGTGCCAAAAGCACCCAGCAGCATCAACTGTCTCCGCAAACGCTGATGTGCCTCACAACGACTCAGATCACGAATCATTGGAAGGACACATTGAGAACTTAGAGAAACCGAGAGAAACGACCAAGTATGCTTTTGTTGACATCGCTTCCCATGGAGAAGAGCTTCAGCGACTCACAGGTCTCAATACTCGTGTCTTGCAGCAAAAATTGAGGAAAAGACGAGAGGCTGAAAACCGAGACTCTCTAGGTACTCTGCGCGAGCGCGAAAGGCGGACGGCACTGCGAAAAGGAATCATTCAAGCTGAGGCCTCCGACAGTGGTGAGAGCTTGTAA
- a CDS encoding hypothetical protein (TriTrypDB/GeneDB-style sysID: LpmP.20.0740): MFQKRAVMLLSAQWRPHSEQLKLWIIGSASDVTTLSLARDYVNNLDVGSVLQTFEDGLELTGILPVIKYPLGTHTFSKLSAHFEASAGELSASELHQLASSISLSPENLDYYDATLSTPGVIAAIRCCLQRADNSELIAFARPFWQRCEQALQVSTGLASLVTQITADELAFRLSTSSDKATFFDITLMEGLPLEQKGMEGLVKHLQSATEELEKADLLDLLERIAAPRNSQRYATWGMAVQKALIEKGGVTDANCFEVFVKLMLTGTIIDDSICRQICKASVCIGSERTLEVLNAWRDSNSTTCSGSTSLEDVQAALQRHIRVQLEQSQPETSTVEYLEWVLCLSFFSQTDASSLLSRAVTSGRLSGELSAKETAVVCDVMISTCVIPHSLLSAIRRSVESNELSQRASVHALYILQRSGIKASPTLIKRAIGRAGARLVAACTLKKSVDDELFPRDRALLVAGLCFVDDEQQPVLLRRIVESQEVSLSAAMCFLRHAGQATTNSSRWVRKTALSRVLRSASSCSAEELSLVLSALSDLGVRDATAFQRVLEELKRKAPRTEDVVVAAKAARNLRLTSLLEQSELIESLSHIASVSSDDLLVLLSCCTAKQRQALLLFPDVTAALNQISLADSTTSDLVLLFTFLSSQDGKRAEVVAELQTREPVERGALSADDVLAAFESVDSSQEVENLGRVLIRAVQNCGESHLMRLLRCASRYSKVPKTFFRLAGKPIISAANEKRLSPVNASAWLNFYVNNQIRDDSVGRSLLSLLSRAQSRSPSPFYQDYCRGARFYGVNVKKTSRRKQLSDFSLLSPQ, encoded by the coding sequence ATGTTTCAAAAAAGGGCTGTAATGCTATTATCAGCGCAATGGCGCCCTCATTCTGAGCAACTAAAGCTGTGGATTATTGGCTCAGCGAGCGACGTCACGACACTTTCTCTCGCCCGCGACTATGTTAATAACCTCGATGTAGGGAGCGTTTTACAAACGTTCGAAGATGGTTTGGAGCTCACTGGCATTCTTCCTGTCATCAAGTATCCTCTTGGCACACATACTTTCTCGAAGCTCTCTGCTCACTTCGAAGCTTCTGCTGGCGAGCTCAGCGCGAGCGAACTTCACCAGCTTGCGTCGAGCATCAGCCTCTCCCCGGAGAACTTGGATTACTATGATGCAACGTTAAGCACCCCCGGTGTCATAGCAGCGATCCGATGCTGTTTACAGCGTGCAGACAACTCAGAACTGATTGCCTTTGCACGACCGTTTTGGCAGAGATGCGAGCAAGCGCTGCAAGTGAGTACAGGACTGGCTTCTCTGGTTACTCAAATCACTGCTGATGAGCTGGCATTTCGCCTTTCCACCTCTAGCGACAAAGCTACTTTTTTTGATATTACCCTGATGGAAGGCTTGCCACTGGAGCAAAAGGGTATGGAAGGGTTAGTAAAGCACTTACAGTCCGCCACGGAGGAATTGGAGAAAGCAGACCTTTTAGATCTGCTGGAGAGAATTGCAGCACCAAGGAACTCTCAGCGTTATGCAACATGGGGTATGGCTGTTCAGAAGGCACTTATCGAGAAGGGTGGGGTGACAGATGCTAATTGTTTTGAGGTTTTTGTTAAGCTCATGCTCACGGGGACAATCATTGACGATTCAATCTGTCGCCAAATATGCAAAGCAAGTGTGTGCATTGGCTCTGAGCGCACTCTAGAAGTGCTTAATGCGTGGCGAGATTCGAATTCAACTACATGCTCAGGCTCTACTTCCCTGGAAGacgtgcaggcggcgctgcaacGCCACATACGCGTACAGCTAGAGCAGTCTCAGCCTGAAACATCTACTGTGGAATACTTGGAGTGGGTGTTGTGcctgtcttttttttcccagACAGATGCATCATCCTTGCTTAGCAGGGCCGTGACAAGCGGAAGACTCTCCGGCGAGCTATCTGCGAAAGAAACGGCGGTTGTGTGTGATGTTATGATCAGCACCTGCGTCATTCCCCACTCGTTGCTCTCCGCTATTCGTCGCAGCGTGGAAAGCAATGAGCTCAGTCAACGCGCCAGTGTGCACGCACTGTACATACTGCAACGAAGTGGCATAAAGGCCTCACCTACTCTTATCAAGAGAGCAATTGGTCGCGCTGGGGCGCGTCTTGTAGCTGCTTGCACTCTCAAAAAAAGTGTTGACGACGAGCTTTTTCCCAGGGATAGGGCTCTACTGGTCGCAGGACTCTGCTTTGTTGACGATGAACAGCAACCCGTCCTGTTGCGGCGAATTGTCGAGTCTCAGgaggtgtctctctctgctgcgatGTGTTTCCTTCGTCATGCGGGTCAAGCAACTACGAATTCAAGCCGTTGGGTCAGAAAGACTGCACTGAGTCGGGTACTAAGGTCTGCGAGCAGTTGTTCTGCGGAGGAACTTAGCCTGGTTCTCTCAGCTCTTTCTGATCTCGGGGTTCGGGACGCAACCGCGTTTCAGCGCGTGCTCGAAGAACTGAAGCGAAAAGCTCCCCGCACAGAGGATGTGGTAGTGGCTGCAAAGGCAGCGCGTAATTTGAGACTTACGTCGCTTCTTGAGCAATCAGAGCTCATTGAGAGCTTGAGCCACATCGCGAGCGTTTCTTCAGATGATCTTCTAGTtctgctgagctgctgcacagcaaagcagcggcaagctcttttgcttttcccGGATGTGACTGCGGCTCTCAATCAGATTTCACTCGCAGATAGCACGACTTCGGATTTGGTGCTGCTCTTTACCTTTTTATCGTCACAAGACGGCAAGAGAGCAGAGGTGGTTGCTGAGCTGCAAACCCGAGAGCCTGTTGAGCGAggtgctctctctgctgATGATGTCTTAGCAGCGTTTGAGTCTGTTGACTCCAGCCAAGAGGTGGAGAACCTTGGCAGGGTGCTCATCCGGGCTGTTCAAAACTGCGGAGAGAGCCACTTGATGCGCCTACTCCGATGTGCTAGCAGGTATTCGAAGGTTCCAAAAACATTCTTTCGCCTTGCGGGGAAGCCTATTATCTCTGCAGCGAATGAGAAAAGGTTGTCCCCTGTCAACGCGAGCGCGTGGCTGAACTTTTACGTTAATAACCAGATCCGAGATGATAGCGTTGGAAGGAGCCTACTCTCATTGCTATCGCGTGCACAATCACGCTCTCCCTCGCCGTTCTATCAAGACTATTGCCGAGGGGCTCGATTTTACGGAGTCAACGTGAAAAAAACCTCAAGGAGAAAGCAGCTTTCTGATttctcgctgctgtctccTCAGTAG
- a CDS encoding hypothetical protein (TriTrypDB/GeneDB-style sysID: LpmP.20.0750): MLRDCTPLFFMRSEAAAAELRQLLPLLPLTGKRTGVATHSIASLIVSTAYLATTAQSAINHSRDCPVLLKKLPLSLIGKEPSFAARPCVNCVRERVHYVSSVSFCNYFEQKCAEAQHYRERTFSNGAVGDAALPKLLLEAIERSYGSVSAFKDSVALHSTGAMSPGRLWIVYSPSISGSEHGAVSLLNLPASKVPLVYGLWPLALINMTEGRLCEQIACHSGEGGDAVDADTAPSWSHVARAPKVLGALATTAERNHRSGNMVQVRLSAIQSAIAEEALCAMNWQFVETQLSSALAYYSSKERTQAQREHRREKEHVAAVRAMSQLKDSGAVIHATDSVRITSSNSFGASPASGPSLSTTAVAMSSSAKTECNVLGEASLQATAVTAPSAEATAASTTSSPLQVADDTTTGATAAEPRTVQQADGTWEYHYRNGNVTKVFPDGTKEFQTEGLTTTVFVNGDTLFEYPNNTSILDRADGMRVTTYADGTKKEERLK, from the coding sequence ATGTTGCGCGATTGCACCCCGCTTTTCTTCATGCGTTCCgaagcggcggctgcagagcTGCGACAACTTCTCCCATTGTTGCCACTCACCGGTAAAAGAACCGGTGTAGCCACGCATTCCATCGCATCGCTGATTGTGTCCACAGCGTACTTGGCTACAACAGCACAGTCTGCGATAAATCACTCGCGCGATTGCCCTGTCCTCTTAAagaagctgccgctgtcacTCATTGGGAAGGAGCCCAGCTTTGCCGCGCGGCCGTGTGTGAACTGCGTGCGCGAGCGCGTGCACTACGTTTCCTCTGTGTCGTTCTGTAATTATTTTGAGCAGAAGTGTGCGGAAGCGCAACACTACCGAGAAAGGACATTCAGCAACGGCGCTGTTGGGGATGCGGCGCTCCCAAAGCTCTTACTGGAGGCGATCGAGCGCAGCTACGGGTCTGTCAGTGCGTTTAAGGACAGTGTGGCACTCCATTCCACAGGCGCCATGAGTCCTGGGCGACTGTGGATCGTGTATTCCCCTtccatcagcggcagcgagcaTGGAGCTGTGAGCTTGCTGAATCTTCCAGCTAGCAAGGTTCCTCTTGTGTACGGTCTCTGGCCGCTGGCTTTGATCAACATGACAGAGGGGCGCTTATGTGAACAGATTGCATGCCACtctggagaaggtggtgaCGCCGTCGATGCTGATACCGCTCCTTCATGGAGCCACGTAGCTCGTGCACCAAAGGTACTAGGTGCGCTTGCTACCACAGCGGAGAGAAACCACCGATCAGGGAACATGGTGCAAGTAAGGCTCTCTGCTATTCAATCCGCTATCGCAGAGGAAGCGTTGTGCGCAATGAACTGGCAGTTTGTCGAAACACAGCTCTCGTCTGCGCTGGCGTACTACAGCTCCAAGGAGCGCACCCaggcgcagcgcgagcatcgaagagaaaaagaacaTGTGGCGGCAGTGCGGGCTATGAGTCAGCTGaaagacagcggcgcagtgaTTCATGCGACGGACTCGGTGAGAATTACATCGTCGAATTCATTTGGTGCATCGCCGGCAAGCGGACCGAGCCTCTCAACTACCGCAGTGGCCATGTCATCTTCAGCAAAGACAGAGTGCAACGTGCTCGGAGAGGCTAGTCTTCAAGCGACTGCAGTGACAGCCCCTAGTGCGGAGGCAACCGCCGCAAGCACCACCTCTAGCCCTTTGCAGGTAGCTGATGACACAACAAcgggcgccaccgctgccgagccACGCACTGTGCAACAGGCGGATGGAACGTGGGAGTACCACTACAGGAACGGAAATGTGACGAAAGTTTTCCCCGATGGCACCAAGGAATTTCAAACAGAGGGCTTAACAACAACCGTGTTCGTGAACGGAGACACGCTGTTCGAGTACCCAAACAACACTTCAATTCTCGATCGAGCAGATGGCATGCGCGTTACAACGTATGCAGACGGcacaaaaaaggaggagcggctCAAGTAA
- a CDS encoding protein phosphatase 2C-like protein (TriTrypDB/GeneDB-style sysID: LpmP.20.0760), which yields MRFTLEYVEREANDSKRATALAALNYGYKKANDAKQPGGCPVALATIVDNTHASLLNLGDCGLVIVRQGKLLYRTEIQQHSFNCPYQLPEDPPSAGEQAKIEVRSGDVFLCVSDGVLDNVELDRLLDHLNEVPATGCHNVAESIGQEAFRNAQDRRYLSPFARHAEEAGYRYTGGKLDDITALVAQVTSDSEEGAANCPPLITMLLDIDK from the coding sequence ATGCGTTTTACTTTGGAGTatgtggagagggaggccaACGACTCAAAACGAGCCACCGCCCTCGCGGCTCTCAACTACGGGTACAAGAAGGCAAATGATGCGAAACAACCTGGAGGCTGTCCTGTCGCTCTGGCCACCATTGTggacaacacacacgcgtcaTTGTTGAACTTGGGTGATTGCGGTCTGGTGATTGTGCGGCAGGGTAAGCTCCTGTATCGCACAGAGATACAGCAGCACTCCTTCAACTGTCCGTACCAGCTCCCTGAGGATCCACCTAGCGCTGGTGAGCAGGCCAAGATCGAAGTGCGCTCCGGCGACGTTTTCCTTTGTGTGAGCGACGGTGTGCTGGACAACGTCGAGCTGGACCGCCTCCTCGACCACCTCAACGAGGTACCAGCGACGGGGTGTCACAATGTAGCCGAGTCTATCGGCCAGGAGGCTTTTCGCAACGCACAAGACCGTCGCTACCTTTCACCATTTGCACGTCACGCAGAAGAAGCTGGCTACCGCTATACTGGCGGCAAGCTCGACGACATTACGGCACTGGTGGCTCAAGTAACCTCcgacagcgaagagggagctgCAAACTGCCCTCCCTTGATTACGATGCTGTTGGACATAGACAAGTGA
- a CDS encoding hypothetical protein (TriTrypDB/GeneDB-style sysID: LpmP.20.0770), with protein sequence MESKLSSALRICDKCKTYAELCRTFDEKASPILEQALQSPTVKAPRDHTTPDECSPRVAELREALCTRLGAHEATPAEDDVWFLIYRAVSNLVERQQRKRPRDRDGVSLSTLVTNCFVLLCTRTLPQLDHMKLRWGFLKKERAALEASDAYVHSNASERRKLQLNATSVLSVFSEKAHKHYFTLVWMVCVEKAGEAALHIHLLHRLGSVVLPHLTNPLVLADYLTGCFSSGGIVSILSLQGLFVLMLDHGLEYPNYYEQLYSLLTPDAFASRHRYELFRLLDLSMTSLRVPSYIAASVIKRVAQVSLMAPAPTLYFTLPFLRKVLQTHPNCIALIHRSSREAVVPEDMAGQDADTATAQSAKAQAMSDTAALFDGRDPFDDRAKLPETHALNSTLWELTALERHFMPVVPLMVSAFSSTAEDKTPLRYEKSYGRLFTAEVTRAIDSHHLPTIAYEAPSEADPTDLLSF encoded by the coding sequence ATGGAGTCGAAACTGAGTAGCGCCTTGCGCATCTGTGATAAGTGCAAAACCTATGCGGAACTCTGCAGAACATTTGACGAGAAGGCTTCCCCAATCCTTGAACAGGCTCTACAGTCCCCCACTGTGAAGGCTCCCCGTGACCACACCACGCCTGATGAATGTAGTCCACGTGTGGCAGAACTGCGCGAGGCCTTGTGCACTCGTCTTGGTGCCCATGAGGCTACACCGGCCGAAGACGATGTGTGGTTTTTGATCTATCGGGCGGTCAGCAACCTCGTAGaacgtcagcagcgcaagcgGCCACGCGATCGAGATGGCGTGTCGCTCTCGACGCTGGTCACAAACTGCTTTGTGCTCTTGTGTACCCGCACTTTGCCGCAGCTCGATCACATGAAGCTGCGGTGGGGATTTTTgaaaaaagagcgcgcgGCATTGGAGGCGAGCGACGCCTATGTGCATTCCAACGCCTCAGAGCGGCGCAAACTGCAGCTCAATGCTACTAGCGtcctctccgtcttctcGGAGAAGGCACACAAACACTACTTCACGCTTGTGTggatggtgtgtgtggagaaggcTGGTGAGGCTGCCCTGCACATTCACCTGCTGCACCGGCTAGGGTCTGTTGTTCTGCCCCACCTCACAAACCCACTCGTACTAGCGGACTACCTCACcggctgcttcagcagcggtggtatcGTGTCGATCCTTTCGCTGCAAGGACTCTTTGTACTCATGCTCGATCACGGGCTAGAGTACCCGAATTACTACGAACAACTCTACAGTCTCTTGACACCCGACGCGTTTGCTTCGCGGCACCGGTATGAGCTGTTTCGGCTGCTGGATCTCTCCATGACATCGCTTCGCGTACCGTCCTACATTGCGGCAAGCGTGATCAAGCGCGTGGCACAGGTGTCGCTGATGGCACCCGCGCCGACACTTTACTTTactcttccctttcttcgcAAGGTGTTGCAGACCCATCCCAATTGTATAGCTCTTATTCACCGAAGCAGTCGCGAGGCTGTAGTCCCTGAAGACATGGCTGGGCAAGACGCGGAcactgccactgcgcagTCTGCCAAGGCGCAGGCAATGAGCGACACCGCCGCTCTTTTCGACGGCCGTGACCCCTTTGACGACCGCGCAAAGTTGCCAGAAACACACGCGCTGAACTCTACACTGTGGGAGCTGACCGCGTTGGAGCGGCACTTCATGCCGGTTGTCCCGCTCATGGTGTCAGCGTTTTCTAGCACGGCAGAGGACaagacgccgctgcgctaCGAAAAGAGCTACGGCCGCCTTTTTACCGCGGAGGTGACCCGGGCTATCGATAGTCATCATCTGCCCACGATAGCCTACGAGGCGCCATCGGAGGCAGACCCAACTGATCTGCTTTCCTTctaa
- a CDS encoding hypothetical protein (TriTrypDB/GeneDB-style sysID: LpmP.20.0780), translating to MLRFSASAALRGASRVAASAVLSAHRQLVHTPVRSGKAALQPPAWIEQLRQDAKTTEKSISYDIKVYDELSWRRKRFTFDKELWDPMRMSSILRNRLCLGNEGAEYTVIGEAFVFPDREDSPIVNEPQRVCALLWDHNSSTEKVMIQLSEHFPPLLWHTVKPTLGALRKVFSEFLDVDAEHMKKYLPYYEEVQNRIETQMDEKLTGTLSPSHMKDKFIEDMRKRDPRSVELDYPNEYNIFLGLTPHFRVTEDQLMKKNPFVFGWPMLLSDGNEYLEDTPLRMAAFRTVYSKSLLMFHTRLDLQVDHRQTHLPGDDVEDILLEMPVFCTVNYPTNTRLSGGRPLVQRFNQVMGTSYPLGIPVDVLATFARESTVKGERELLEELKFLTAASQKAPELERVFRVSEDQLSSNKIIGQLAYTIVYLALVNYQKFVEDVFKVYWNHPSDLIRVACAKGAHIVERQDLVEQLIQAEPEGRCKTMLMTTMHLHTETHPAKAACSERKTAERNLW from the coding sequence ATGCTGCGCTTCTCGGCGTCTGCTGCCCTGCGAGGGGCATCGCGCGTGGCTGCCTCAGCAGTTCTTTCCGCTCACCGACAGCTCGTTCACACTCCTGTGCGCTCAGGGAAAGCTGCCTTGCAGCCGCCAGCGTGGATCGAGCAGCTCCGACAGGACGCCAAAACTACTGAGAAGTCCATCTCGTATGACATCAAGGTGTACGATGAGCTTTCCTGGCGGCGAAAGCGCTTCACTTTTGACAAGGAGCTATGGGATCCGATGCGGATGAGTAGCATCCTGCGTAATCGACTCTGTCTGGGCAACGAAGGCGCCGAGTACACAGTCATTGGGGAGGCTTTCGTTTTTCCAGACCGTGAGGACTCCCCAATCGTGAACGAGCCGCAGCGCGTCTGCGCACTTCTCTGGGATCACAACAGCTCCACGGAGAAGGTAATGATCCAGCTCTCTGAGCACTTTCCTCCGCTACTGTGGCACACGGTAAAGCCGACGTTGGGGGCATTGAGGAAGGTCTTCTCAGAGTTCCTCGATGTGGACGCGGAGCACATGAAGAAGTATCTTCCCTACTATGAGGAGGTGCAGAACCGTATCGAAACTCAGATGGACGAGAAGCTAACCGGCACCTTGAGTCCATCGCACATGAAAGACAAGTTCATTGAGGACATGCGCAAGCGTGATCCTCGGTCGGTGGAGCTGGACTATCCGAATGAGTACAACATTTTTCTCGGCCTAACTCCGCACTTCCGCGTCACGGAGGATCAACTCATGAAGAAGAATCCGTTTGTGTTTGGGTGGCCTATGCTGCTCAGCGATGGCAACGAGTATCTGGAGGATACCCCGCTGCGCATGGCCGCGTTCCGTACCGTTTATTCAaagtcgctgctgatgtttCACACCCGCCTCGACCTTCAGGTGGACCACCGGCAGACGCATCTGCCCGGCGACGATGTGGAGGACATTCTGCTGGAGATGCCTGTCTTTTGCACTGTCAACTACCCCACAAACACCCGGCTCTCTGGTGGACGCCCGCTGGTGCAACGGTTCAATCAGGTGATGGGCACCTCATACCCTCTCGGCATACCGGTGGATGTGCTGGCCACCTTCGCTCGCGAAAGCACCGTCAAAGGGGAACGGGAGTTGCTGGAGGAGTTGAAGTTCCtgacagcggcgtcgcagAAAGCACCAGAGCTGGAGCGTGTGTTTCGTGTCTCGGAGGACCAGCTGAGCTCGAACAAGATCATTGGCCAGCTAGCCTATACGATTGTGTATCTTGCTCTGGTGAACTACCAGAAGTTTGTCGAGGACGTCTTCAAGGTGTACTGGAATCACCCAAGCGACCTTATCCGCGTCGCGTGTGCGAAGGGGGCTCACATTGTGGAGCGGCAGGATTTGGTAGAACAGCTCATTCAAGCGGAACCAGAGGGGCGGTGCAAGACTATGCTCATGACGACAATGCATCTACACACAGAAACGCACCCAGCCAAGGCGGCGTGTTCGGAAAGGAAGACGGCTGAGAGGAACTTATGGTGA